One stretch of Aquimarina sp. Aq107 DNA includes these proteins:
- a CDS encoding N-acetyltransferase produces MNIELIKAKDEDIVFLLELRKQTMIEHLEKAGVFLSEDGHVSRVKFHFNNSHVIHLNDSRIGVLKYIETNNSIEILQFQILPKYQGKGIGNYLLNYIIQLSRDANKNVRLKVLKENPAKFLYERNGFKIYDEDQYEFHMEFIK; encoded by the coding sequence ATGAACATAGAACTAATCAAAGCTAAAGATGAAGATATTGTTTTTTTGTTAGAATTAAGAAAGCAAACAATGATTGAACATTTAGAAAAAGCAGGAGTGTTTTTATCAGAAGATGGACATGTATCTAGAGTGAAGTTTCATTTTAATAATTCTCATGTAATACACTTAAATGATTCAAGAATAGGTGTGCTTAAGTATATCGAGACTAATAATAGTATAGAAATTCTTCAGTTTCAAATACTACCTAAATATCAAGGAAAAGGAATTGGAAATTATTTACTTAATTATATTATACAATTGTCTAGAGATGCAAATAAAAACGTACGGTTAAAGGTATTAAAAGAAAATCCAGCTAAATTTTTATATGAACGAAATGGTTTTAAAATTTATGATGAAGATCAATACGAGT
- a CDS encoding DUF3078 domain-containing protein produces the protein MRRIVLFIFLFVSLSNISGQEKKEIKQLDSIQVRLTRSLDSLLQNTTKELNIIVLNNLLKKLNPKPVKKPHVGWKSFGKFSFFFNQSAFNFDWQGGGTSNIAGNTALNYEFNYKKNSLTWDNKILADYGLTFLKGENFARKTNDRIELNSRLGQRIGETNWNYSLFINFRSQFAKGYSFTKDPDTDETIRTEETHFFSPAFIQIGPGLLWKKSDDFNFNIAPVTSRMIFVDDQFTTTPDYVDGDYFGVDAGKSSRFEFGGSLAAYAKFKVIKNITVENILNLYSNYIENPYNVDIDYTLNLNLVVNKYISGSFAFQAIYDDNATSGFQIREVIGLGLNYEF, from the coding sequence ATGCGAAGGATTGTTTTATTTATTTTTTTATTTGTTTCTCTTTCCAATATAAGTGGGCAAGAGAAGAAAGAAATAAAACAACTGGATTCTATCCAAGTTCGTTTGACCAGATCGTTAGATAGTTTACTCCAAAATACTACTAAAGAGCTTAACATTATTGTTTTAAACAATCTCTTAAAAAAATTAAACCCTAAGCCTGTCAAAAAACCACATGTGGGATGGAAATCATTTGGTAAATTTTCATTTTTCTTTAATCAATCTGCCTTTAATTTTGATTGGCAAGGAGGTGGAACTTCTAATATTGCAGGTAATACTGCTTTAAATTATGAATTCAATTACAAAAAAAACAGCCTTACTTGGGACAATAAAATTTTAGCGGATTATGGTCTTACATTTCTAAAAGGAGAAAATTTTGCTCGAAAAACGAATGATAGAATAGAACTAAACTCACGATTAGGACAAAGAATTGGAGAGACCAACTGGAACTATTCTTTGTTTATTAATTTTAGATCTCAATTTGCGAAAGGATATAGTTTTACCAAAGATCCTGATACTGACGAAACCATACGTACTGAAGAAACTCATTTCTTTTCTCCAGCTTTTATACAGATTGGTCCTGGATTACTTTGGAAAAAGAGTGATGATTTTAACTTTAATATTGCTCCTGTTACTTCTCGTATGATTTTTGTAGATGATCAATTTACAACTACTCCTGATTACGTAGATGGCGATTATTTTGGAGTAGATGCAGGCAAAAGTTCCAGATTTGAATTTGGTGGATCCTTAGCTGCATACGCTAAATTTAAGGTCATTAAAAATATAACTGTAGAGAACATTCTTAATCTGTATTCTAATTACATCGAAAACCCTTATAATGTAGATATTGATTATACACTAAACTTAAACTTAGTAGTCAATAAATACATATCTGGAAGCTTCGCTTTTCAAGCAATATACGATGATAATGCTACCAGCGGATTCCAGATACGCGAAGTGATTGGATTAGGGCTTAATTATGAATTTTAA